One Brassica napus cultivar Da-Ae chromosome A5, Da-Ae, whole genome shotgun sequence DNA window includes the following coding sequences:
- the LOC125608909 gene encoding uncharacterized protein LOC125608909, whose translation MDEDGFSQCPKHFSKRGFIGVCPFCLHERLSSLCPDCATDIPCSCSSRAAVCFSPSSSSSSSSFSLFAFSFPGSGSVGQVASLIECEPAFRRSKSMAVPIKPDTVDDSGSGIEPARGLSRKTVSFWRMLMGNKGGDTKPAIMRKSRSVAVVGDMKYPPATGKGKGWSFPSPSKVFRQSKMIFQQRSPLYRG comes from the coding sequence atgGACGAAGATGGTTTTTCGCAATGTCCCAAACACTTTTCAAAACGCGGTTTTATCGGCGTTTGCCCTTTCTGTCTCCACGAACGACTCTCTTCCCTTTGCCCTGACTGTGCTACCGATATACCATGCTCCTGTAGCTCACGCGCCGCCGTGTGTTTCTCTCCGtcgtcttcttcgtcttcctcttCGTTCTCCCTCTTTGCCTTTAGTTTCCCTGGGAGCGGGTCCGTAGGTCAAGTCGCGAGTTTGATCGAATGCGAACCTGCGTTTCGGAGATCAAAATCGATGGCGGTTCCGATTAAACCGGATACAGTTGACGATTCCGGGTCGGGTATTGAACCGGCTCGTGGGCTGAGTAGAAAAACGGTGTCGTTTTGGAGGATGTTGATGGGAAACAAAGGAGGAGATACGAAGCCGGCGATCATGAGGAAGTCGAGATCTGTTGCGGTCGTGGGAGATATGAAATACCCTCCGGCGACGGGAAAAGGGAAGGGGTGGAGTTTTCCGAGCCCGAGTAAGGTTTTTCGGCAATCGAAGATGATATTTCAACAAAGGTCTCCATTGTACAGAGGTTGA
- the LOC106430826 gene encoding uncharacterized protein LOC106430826, with product MSAPSPSPSPSLTNNGLLAAVTPTTNLRGRNKPKCIQCGNVARSRCPFQSCKGCCSRAENPCPIHVLKGVATSAEKTAPITPSSDHKASEGIPGSTTRFSSIRHLSSNFAQFNNLNATARQRKPLTIKDAQALNEWRFTKLKEYRDRQIEVEDEAFDRYMSNVSLLEEAFSLAFVPGEAAASEQHKEKRTVSELKLRLRSNSARTETFKKRIKETVKAGLEKVQKRGGKSDDQDEVKRRIKRRKWEEKISALNEIIDKLNKARTEEDLKSCTELKSKHYGQVSSSSTSEHNKIFPAYVRKVEVCEDAFLQETGEQLQSFDQVITL from the exons ATGTCGGCTCCGTCACCGTCACCGTCACCGTCTCTGACTAACAATGGTCTTTTAGCCGCCGTCACGCCAACTACGAACCTCCGTGGTCGCAACAAACCCAAGTGTATCCAATGCGGCAACGTCGCTCGCTCCAG ATGCCCCTTTCAATCTTGTAAGGGTTGCTGTTCGAGAGCAGAGAACCCCTGCCCTATTCACG TTCTTAAAGGAGTTGCAACTTCTGCTGAGAAAACAGCACCAATTACTCCATCGTCAGACCACAAAGCATCCGAGGGCATTCCTGG GAGTACAACTAGATTTTCATCAATCCGCCATCTTTCTAGCAACTTTGCTCAGTTTAATAACCTCAATGCTACTGCTCGCCAGAGAAAGCCTTTGACGATTAAG GATGCTCAAGCGTTAAACGAGTGGCGGTTTACAAAGCTTAAAGAGTACAGAGACAGACAAATTGAAGTGGAGGATGAAGCTTTTGATCGGTACATGAGTAATGTGAGTCTACTTGAAGAAGCCTTTTCATTGGCATTTGTTCCTGGAGAAGCAGCAGCTTCTGAGCAACACAAGGAGAAAAGAACTGTTTCGGAGCTTAAACTGAGGCTCAGATCAAACTCCGCAAGAACAGAGACCTTCAAAAAGCGGATCAAAGAGACTGTCAAAGCCGGTTTGGAGAAGGTTCAGAAACGGGGTGGTAAATCAGATGATCAAGATGAAGTAAAAAGACGGATCAAAAGACGTAAATGGGAGGAGAAGATTTCAGCTTTGAATGAAATAATCGACAAGCTGAACAAAGCAAGAACCGAAGAGGATCTCAAATCTTGCACAGAGTTGAAATCAAAGCACTATGGTCAAGTTTCTTCCAGTTCTACATCCGAACACAACAAGATTTTCCCTGCTTATGTCCGAAAAGTTGAGGTCTGTGAAGATGCATTTCTTCAAGAAACTGGCGAGCAACTACAATCTTTTGACCAAGTTATAACTTTGTGA